One region of Chryseobacterium sp. SORGH_AS_0447 genomic DNA includes:
- a CDS encoding GPW/gp25 family protein: MNINADFLGIGWSFPPEFNETEGILEMTTDVEDINNSLIILLSTRPGERVMFPDYGCDLQEMLFKPLDLTLITQMKGIVERAILYHEPRINILDIDIDTQEELQGEVLIKIDYEVRNTNTRSNIVFPFYKGEATEI; encoded by the coding sequence ATGAATATAAATGCAGATTTTTTAGGAATAGGCTGGAGCTTTCCGCCTGAGTTTAATGAGACGGAAGGAATACTGGAGATGACCACCGATGTGGAAGACATCAATAACAGTCTTATTATCTTATTGTCCACACGTCCCGGAGAACGGGTAATGTTCCCGGATTACGGATGCGACCTGCAGGAAATGCTTTTCAAACCGCTGGACCTCACCCTTATTACCCAGATGAAGGGAATCGTAGAGCGGGCTATCTTATATCATGAACCCAGGATCAATATTTTGGATATCGATATCGATACCCAGGAGGAGCTTCAGGGAGAAGTGCTGATAAAGATTGACTACGAAGTAAGAAACACCAACACAAGAAGCAATATTGTTTTTCCTTTCTACAAAGGGGAAGCTACTGAAATATAA
- a CDS encoding phage tail protein codes for MSTYPLVKFSFEVDWGGTKVGFQEVSGLNIETDVIEYRHGASPDFSKIKMTGLQKFSNISLKRGTFKSDNEYYAWFKTMKSNTVERRSITISLLDENGEPAVTWKVKNAFPVKLQSTDLKAEGNEVAIETLEIAHEGLTIENN; via the coding sequence ATGAGTACATACCCATTAGTAAAGTTTTCCTTTGAAGTAGACTGGGGCGGAACAAAAGTAGGATTCCAGGAAGTATCCGGCCTTAATATCGAAACGGATGTGATCGAATACCGACACGGCGCCAGCCCGGATTTCAGCAAGATCAAAATGACCGGTCTTCAGAAGTTCAGCAACATCAGTTTAAAAAGAGGAACCTTTAAATCGGACAACGAGTATTATGCATGGTTCAAAACCATGAAATCCAATACGGTAGAGCGCAGATCCATTACCATTTCCCTTCTGGACGAAAACGGAGAGCCTGCAGTAACCTGGAAAGTGAAAAATGCATTCCCTGTGAAACTGCAGTCGACGGATCTTAAAGCCGAAGGTAATGAAGTGGCCATCGAAACCCTGGAAATCGCACACGAAGGTTTAACCATTGAAAATAACTAA
- a CDS encoding PAAR domain-containing protein, which yields MKPAARITDMHTCPMVTGNVPHVGGPIIPAGEPTVLIGGKPAARVGDKAVCTGPLDTIASGSSSVLIGGKQAARMGDSTAHGGVITAGEATVLIGG from the coding sequence ATGAAACCGGCAGCAAGAATTACAGATATGCATACCTGCCCGATGGTAACGGGAAATGTTCCGCATGTAGGCGGACCTATTATCCCTGCGGGGGAACCCACGGTACTGATCGGAGGAAAGCCTGCCGCCAGAGTAGGAGACAAGGCCGTATGTACAGGCCCGCTGGATACCATCGCTTCCGGATCTTCCAGCGTTCTCATCGGCGGAAAACAGGCAGCAAGAATGGGGGACTCAACGGCGCATGGAGGCGTTATTACCGCGGGAGAAGCAACTGTTTTAATAGGCGGATAA
- a CDS encoding phage tail sheath C-terminal domain-containing protein has protein sequence MNYKTPGVYVEEITKFPPSVAQVETAIPAFIGYTDKGPKNEPTRITSMLEYEAIFGKAKNEVFSVSIDDTVVTVNGTISAFKMYYAMQMYFANGGGACYIVSVGAFTTKDGSNNIITNTVKLSELKSGLDTLEKEDEPTLIVFPDVEDLPTADAYTLYNKALDQAEEMKDRFVIMDVVGGKDSFRTGITATGLKYGAAYYPNLETILSYSFEDKDVKVNLLKEKNADGVVVQVTFNQGQDNLEWLKSNKSGAYNLAKKAIESKAVVMAPSSAIAGVYAKVDSTAGVFKAPANVGLNYVVAPTEKISPDDLDNLNVDATSGKSINAIRAFAGKGTLVWGARTLDGNSNEWRYVSVRRFFNMVEESVKKATERFVFEPNTANTWVRVQAMIENFLNEQWKDGALAGSKPEDAYYVSVGLNKTMSAQDILEGRMIIEVGMAAVRPAEFIVLRFSHKLQEA, from the coding sequence ATGAATTACAAAACACCTGGAGTTTATGTGGAAGAAATCACAAAATTCCCACCCTCTGTAGCGCAAGTAGAAACTGCTATCCCTGCTTTTATCGGGTATACAGATAAAGGGCCAAAAAATGAGCCGACAAGAATTACTTCAATGCTGGAATACGAAGCAATTTTCGGAAAAGCAAAGAACGAAGTATTTTCTGTTTCAATTGACGATACTGTTGTTACTGTTAATGGGACTATCAGCGCTTTCAAAATGTACTATGCGATGCAGATGTACTTTGCCAATGGTGGCGGAGCATGTTATATCGTATCGGTAGGTGCTTTCACTACGAAAGATGGAAGTAATAATATCATCACCAATACCGTAAAGTTGAGTGAATTGAAATCAGGGCTAGATACACTGGAAAAAGAAGATGAACCTACGCTGATTGTTTTCCCTGATGTAGAAGATTTACCAACCGCAGATGCTTACACGCTTTACAATAAAGCCTTGGATCAGGCAGAAGAAATGAAAGACCGCTTTGTGATCATGGATGTTGTTGGAGGCAAAGATTCTTTCAGAACAGGAATTACAGCAACCGGTTTAAAGTATGGAGCCGCTTATTATCCAAATCTCGAAACGATTTTAAGTTACAGCTTTGAAGACAAAGATGTTAAGGTAAATCTTTTAAAAGAAAAAAACGCAGACGGAGTTGTTGTTCAGGTAACATTCAATCAGGGCCAGGATAATTTGGAATGGCTGAAATCGAATAAATCAGGAGCGTATAACCTTGCTAAAAAAGCAATTGAATCTAAAGCGGTTGTAATGGCCCCGTCATCAGCCATCGCAGGTGTTTATGCCAAAGTAGACAGCACTGCCGGAGTATTCAAAGCACCTGCTAATGTTGGACTTAATTATGTAGTAGCACCAACGGAAAAAATTTCTCCTGATGATCTGGATAATCTTAACGTAGATGCAACCTCCGGAAAATCCATCAATGCGATCAGGGCTTTTGCCGGGAAAGGAACATTGGTTTGGGGGGCAAGAACCCTGGATGGCAACAGCAACGAGTGGAGATATGTATCGGTAAGACGTTTCTTCAATATGGTGGAAGAATCCGTAAAGAAGGCCACCGAGCGTTTCGTTTTCGAGCCTAACACAGCCAACACTTGGGTACGCGTACAGGCGATGATCGAAAATTTCCTTAACGAACAGTGGAAAGACGGAGCTTTGGCCGGAAGCAAGCCTGAAGATGCTTATTACGTAAGCGTAGGCCTGAACAAAACCATGTCTGCACAGGATATCCTGGAAGGAAGAATGATTATCGAGGTCGGAATGGCTGCGGTACGTCCGGCAGAATTTATCGTGCTTCGCTTCTCTCACAAATTGCAGGAAGCCTAA
- a CDS encoding phage tail sheath C-terminal domain-containing protein has protein sequence MNYKTPGVYVEEQTKFPPSVAQVETAIPAFVGYTAKGPAKPTRISSLLEYENLFGKASQENFAVDFKDGVAAATQINVSDYKMYYAMQMYFANGGGPCYIVSVGNYTDPVITDSNNTDKTLSKGLELLKKEDEPTLIVFPDLQSMVTNADDVTAANALETVALNNKTVATDAQAAAQAVSAAVTGADAGAAANAAVAKANTYTVTETSTVSQIASRQAAQAVAAAAQTAAGIANATAATVKTAAQAAASVYDKYVTTAAKKVTAATAAKSAATIRLSSNAIGQAYSVYNSALSQAESMKDRFVILDVLGDEATFRERVFGSGLKYGAAYYPKLKTVLSFEIDEAEVLATGAFGIASLAVLKSTNSDLYNQAKNAIAAKQVIMAPSSAIAGIYAKVDSTSGVFKAPANVGLNYVIAPTEKISQERQDGLNVDATAGKSINAIRTFTGKGTLVWGARTLDGNSNEWRYVSVRRFFNMVEESVKKSTERFVFEPNTANTWVRVQTMIENFLNQQWREGALAGSKPEDAYYVSVGLNKTMSAQDILEGRMIIEVGMAAVRPAEFIVLRFSHKLQEA, from the coding sequence ATGAATTACAAAACCCCTGGAGTCTATGTGGAGGAGCAGACCAAATTTCCGCCTTCCGTAGCACAAGTTGAAACGGCAATTCCTGCTTTTGTCGGATATACAGCAAAAGGGCCTGCGAAACCGACGAGAATTTCTTCGTTGCTGGAGTATGAAAATCTTTTCGGAAAAGCCAGTCAGGAAAACTTCGCTGTAGATTTCAAAGACGGTGTTGCTGCTGCAACTCAGATAAACGTCAGCGATTATAAAATGTATTACGCCATGCAGATGTATTTTGCCAATGGCGGCGGACCCTGCTACATTGTTTCTGTAGGAAATTATACAGATCCGGTAATTACGGATTCTAATAATACGGATAAAACTCTGTCGAAAGGACTTGAATTATTGAAGAAAGAAGACGAGCCTACACTGATCGTTTTCCCGGATCTTCAGAGTATGGTTACTAATGCTGATGACGTTACTGCTGCCAATGCTTTAGAGACGGTTGCATTAAATAATAAAACCGTAGCTACCGATGCTCAGGCTGCTGCCCAGGCTGTATCCGCTGCTGTTACAGGTGCCGATGCGGGGGCTGCTGCCAACGCTGCGGTTGCAAAAGCCAACACGTATACGGTTACCGAAACCAGTACAGTTTCGCAGATTGCTTCCAGACAAGCAGCTCAGGCTGTTGCGGCGGCCGCCCAGACGGCAGCCGGTATTGCAAATGCTACAGCTGCTACCGTAAAAACGGCAGCTCAGGCAGCGGCGTCTGTTTATGACAAATATGTTACCACTGCTGCAAAAAAAGTTACTGCGGCTACCGCTGCTAAAAGTGCGGCTACAATCAGATTATCTTCTAATGCTATCGGGCAGGCTTACTCGGTATACAACAGCGCTTTAAGCCAGGCAGAGTCCATGAAAGACCGGTTTGTCATTCTGGATGTCTTAGGAGACGAAGCTACTTTCAGGGAAAGAGTATTCGGATCCGGTTTGAAATACGGTGCAGCCTATTACCCGAAATTAAAAACGGTTTTAAGCTTTGAAATCGATGAGGCTGAAGTGTTGGCAACCGGTGCATTCGGTATTGCAAGTTTAGCAGTATTAAAATCAACCAATTCAGATTTGTATAATCAGGCTAAAAATGCTATTGCCGCAAAACAGGTGATCATGGCCCCGTCATCAGCCATCGCCGGTATTTATGCCAAAGTAGACAGCACCTCCGGAGTATTTAAAGCACCGGCTAATGTTGGACTTAATTATGTAATCGCGCCAACGGAAAAAATTTCCCAGGAAAGACAGGATGGCCTTAATGTAGATGCCACCGCCGGAAAATCCATCAATGCGATCAGGACTTTTACAGGAAAAGGAACATTGGTTTGGGGGGCAAGAACGCTGGACGGCAACAGCAACGAGTGGAGATATGTATCGGTAAGACGTTTCTTCAATATGGTGGAAGAATCCGTAAAGAAATCCACCGAGCGTTTCGTTTTCGAGCCTAACACAGCCAACACTTGGGTTCGTGTACAGACCATGATCGAAAATTTCCTCAACCAGCAATGGAGAGAAGGTGCTTTGGCCGGAAGCAAGCCTGAAGATGCTTATTACGTAAGCGTAGGCCTGAACAAAACCATGTCTGCACAGGATATCCTGGAAGGAAGAATGATTATCGAGGTCGGAATGGCTGCGGTACGTCCGGCAGAATTTATCGTGCTTCGCTTCTCTCACAAATTGCAGGAAGCTTAA
- the vgrG gene encoding type VI secretion system tip protein VgrG — protein sequence MNNSGYIQTAKNPDLITFKVMSGGTELPGKYGITHIVVEKEINRIPYARITILDGSVPEQDFKLSNEDLLVPGKEIEITAGYHSEEETIFKGVVVKHNIKVRNGSSYLIVECRDKAVKMTLGRKSKYFYDSKDSDIMEQLIGNSGLKAEVEATANSHKELVQYRASDWDFMLTRAQANGKLCFVEDGTVKIAKPDFSKKEVETVVYGSSVHEFDGEIDARDQFSKITAKTWSYTDQELTEVEAQDPAISLNGNLSPGDLAKVFAIEDLQLKHGGNLTQGELQEWGDAKATFQQLAKTRGRVKFQGIPSVLPGVTLTLQGVGNRFNGKIYVSGVRHEIADGNWLVDAQFGLSPTWFSETYDISEMPGSGIIPSISGLHIGVVSQLESDPDGEDRILVQIPIINNEEEGIWARIATLDAGENRGSFFRPEIGDEVIIGFINDDPNDAVILGMLNSSAKPAPLTASDDNNEKGFVTRSEMKMIFNDDKISYTLETPKGKKLILNEDEDVIKIEDEHSNILTLNKDGISMESGKDIKIKAKGDVKIEGVNVSVKASAQFKAEGSSGSELKSGAVTVVKGSQVKIN from the coding sequence ATGAACAACAGCGGATACATACAAACAGCAAAAAACCCGGACCTGATCACCTTCAAGGTAATGTCCGGAGGTACCGAACTGCCGGGTAAGTATGGGATTACCCATATTGTTGTGGAAAAAGAAATCAACAGGATTCCTTATGCCCGCATTACCATCCTGGACGGAAGCGTGCCGGAACAGGATTTTAAGCTGAGCAATGAAGACCTGCTGGTGCCCGGAAAAGAAATCGAGATCACTGCCGGATATCATTCCGAAGAAGAAACCATCTTTAAAGGAGTTGTTGTAAAACATAACATAAAAGTAAGAAACGGCTCCTCTTACCTGATCGTGGAATGCAGGGATAAAGCCGTAAAAATGACGCTGGGAAGAAAAAGCAAGTATTTCTACGACAGCAAAGACAGCGATATCATGGAACAACTGATTGGCAACAGCGGGTTGAAAGCTGAGGTGGAAGCAACTGCAAATTCACACAAGGAACTGGTACAGTACCGGGCTTCCGACTGGGATTTCATGCTGACAAGGGCTCAGGCCAATGGAAAACTCTGCTTTGTCGAAGACGGAACGGTAAAAATAGCCAAACCGGATTTCAGTAAGAAAGAAGTGGAAACCGTAGTTTACGGATCTTCTGTCCATGAATTCGACGGAGAAATCGACGCCAGGGATCAGTTCAGTAAAATTACCGCCAAAACATGGAGCTATACCGATCAGGAACTTACCGAAGTGGAGGCCCAGGATCCGGCCATCAGCCTCAATGGAAATCTTTCACCGGGCGATCTGGCCAAAGTTTTCGCAATCGAAGACCTGCAGCTTAAGCATGGCGGGAATCTTACCCAGGGCGAACTTCAGGAATGGGGCGATGCCAAAGCAACCTTCCAGCAGCTGGCCAAAACAAGAGGAAGAGTGAAGTTCCAGGGAATTCCCTCCGTACTGCCCGGCGTTACATTAACGTTACAGGGCGTAGGAAACCGGTTCAACGGGAAAATATACGTAAGCGGGGTGCGTCACGAGATTGCCGATGGAAACTGGCTTGTAGATGCCCAGTTCGGGCTTTCTCCCACCTGGTTTTCGGAAACCTATGATATCAGCGAAATGCCGGGGTCAGGAATCATCCCGTCGATCAGCGGACTGCATATCGGAGTTGTGTCACAGCTCGAATCCGACCCGGATGGGGAAGACCGGATTTTGGTACAGATCCCGATCATCAATAACGAAGAAGAAGGAATCTGGGCGAGAATAGCCACTCTTGATGCAGGGGAGAACCGAGGATCTTTTTTCAGACCCGAAATCGGTGATGAGGTCATTATCGGATTCATCAATGACGACCCGAATGATGCCGTAATACTCGGAATGCTGAACAGCAGTGCCAAACCGGCTCCGCTTACAGCTTCTGACGATAACAACGAAAAAGGATTCGTTACCCGAAGCGAAATGAAAATGATTTTCAACGACGACAAAATCTCCTATACACTGGAAACACCGAAAGGTAAAAAACTGATCCTGAACGAAGATGAGGATGTCATAAAGATCGAAGACGAACATTCGAATATTCTTACGCTAAACAAAGACGGGATCAGCATGGAAAGCGGGAAAGACATTAAGATCAAAGCCAAAGGTGATGTTAAAATTGAAGGAGTCAATGTCAGTGTCAAAGCTTCTGCACAGTTTAAGGCAGAAGGAAGCTCAGGCTCGGAGCTTAAATCCGGAGCGGTAACCGTAGTAAAAGGATCGCAAGTTAAAATAAATTAA
- a CDS encoding phage tail protein: MSTYPLVKFSFEVDWGGTKVGFQEVSGLNIETDVIEYRHGASPDFSKIKMTGLQKFSNISLKRGTFKSDNEYYAWFKTMKSNTVERRSITISLLDENGEPAVTWKVKNAFPVKLQSTDLKAEGNEVAIETLEIAHEGLTIENNGN, translated from the coding sequence ATGAGTACATACCCATTAGTAAAGTTTTCCTTTGAAGTAGACTGGGGCGGAACAAAAGTAGGGTTCCAGGAAGTATCCGGCCTTAATATCGAAACCGATGTGATCGAATACCGACACGGCGCCAGCCCGGATTTCAGCAAGATCAAAATGACCGGTCTTCAGAAGTTCAGCAACATCAGTTTAAAAAGAGGAACCTTTAAATCGGACAACGAGTATTATGCATGGTTCAAAACCATGAAATCGAATACGGTAGAGCGCAGATCCATCACCATTTCCCTTCTGGACGAAAACGGAGAGCCTGCAGTAACCTGGAAAGTGAAAAATGCGTTCCCTGTAAAATTGCAGTCGACGGATCTTAAAGCCGAAGGTAATGAAGTGGCCATCGAAACCCTGGAAATCGCACACGAAGGTTTAACCATTGAAAATAACGGAAATTAA
- a CDS encoding phage tail protein, translating to MAVLYPPTSFSFIVNGISTTEGIDSRFQSISGLSTDITTEEYAEGGENRFAHQLPLRPKYPNLVLKRGLLVSSGLISWCRNAMENFEFEPRDLIVSLSGGLQSTAPLMVWNVVGAYPVRWEVSEFNAEESKLAVETIELKYRYFTIPSSLASLGL from the coding sequence ATGGCTGTTTTATATCCTCCAACCAGTTTCTCTTTTATCGTTAACGGGATTTCGACCACAGAGGGTATTGACTCCAGATTTCAATCCATATCCGGATTATCGACCGATATTACCACGGAAGAATATGCCGAAGGAGGCGAAAACAGGTTCGCCCATCAGCTTCCTTTACGCCCCAAATACCCTAATTTAGTTCTTAAACGCGGATTACTCGTAAGTTCAGGATTGATAAGCTGGTGCAGAAATGCGATGGAAAACTTCGAGTTCGAACCCAGGGATCTTATTGTTTCCCTTTCCGGAGGACTTCAGTCTACCGCACCATTAATGGTCTGGAACGTCGTAGGAGCCTATCCTGTACGGTGGGAAGTCTCGGAATTCAATGCAGAAGAAAGCAAACTGGCTGTTGAAACCATAGAGCTGAAATACAGATATTTCACAATACCTTCATCGTTAGCAAGCCTGGGCTTGTAA
- a CDS encoding DUF5908 family protein produces MPIEIKELHIKINVDEKAAATSTAASVDEVQIMRAVSESVEQAVNIEQRKKER; encoded by the coding sequence ATGCCAATAGAAATAAAAGAGCTTCACATTAAAATAAATGTGGACGAGAAAGCCGCTGCGACATCCACCGCAGCCAGCGTAGACGAAGTGCAGATCATGCGGGCGGTCAGCGAAAGTGTAGAACAGGCCGTCAATATAGAACAACGTAAAAAAGAAAGATAA
- a CDS encoding LysM peptidoglycan-binding domain-containing protein, whose amino-acid sequence MGQFAKVKIGTYENNGYENLIDSDAFVALINPTGFSFTRKIEYNTTQEPGASGTNSKYVKTPAQSLQLEFLFDGTGVTEENSGNKLINVIKKKKFKHDTVTEQLNRFYAATGDFRGPIHKPYNVIIIWGKFEFKGALTEFTVDYKMFNKDGTPLRAIGKATFVEGISPELIAQKEKKTSPDLTHKRIIKDGDTLPLMTKRIYGDSKYYLEVAKVNNLINFRQLVPGDELYFPPIEKIS is encoded by the coding sequence ATGGGACAGTTTGCAAAAGTTAAAATAGGGACTTACGAGAATAACGGATATGAAAATTTGATTGATAGTGATGCTTTCGTTGCCCTAATTAATCCGACGGGGTTTTCATTCACCAGAAAAATTGAATACAATACGACCCAGGAACCGGGAGCTAGTGGCACCAATTCAAAATATGTTAAAACACCTGCTCAATCTCTACAGCTGGAGTTTTTATTTGACGGTACCGGTGTAACGGAAGAAAACTCTGGTAATAAACTGATTAACGTTATAAAGAAGAAAAAGTTTAAGCATGATACGGTTACAGAGCAATTGAATAGGTTTTATGCAGCGACGGGAGATTTCAGAGGACCGATTCATAAGCCTTACAATGTTATCATTATCTGGGGAAAATTTGAATTTAAAGGAGCTCTTACTGAATTTACCGTTGATTATAAGATGTTCAATAAGGATGGAACACCATTAAGAGCCATAGGCAAAGCAACTTTTGTTGAAGGAATCAGCCCGGAACTCATAGCGCAGAAAGAAAAAAAGACCTCCCCGGACCTTACCCACAAACGGATAATAAAGGACGGTGACACTTTGCCTTTGATGACTAAAAGGATTTACGGAGATTCCAAGTATTACCTCGAAGTAGCCAAAGTAAACAACCTGATCAATTTCAGACAATTGGTGCCGGGTGATGAACTTTACTTTCCACCGATAGAAAAAATATCATAA